In the genome of Gordonia rubripertincta, one region contains:
- a CDS encoding TetR/AcrR family transcriptional regulator, translating to MTTRRRARSPRGAGEILAEEIIEAAGELLVEHGDDTAMSIRAVATRVGVTPPSIYLHFADKGALLDAVCARYFERLDAQLDAATEDITDPLDRALQLGLAYIRFAVATPVLYRVAFGKPADAAHPSKVDQVLTASAYTRFVDTVTELADEGMFDRDEVNDVVLELWAAAHGIASLMLAKPGLGWGDQFERAESMLKAVCLGRAVMTVNAGTRDSETARSWLMTLRSRQDGERS from the coding sequence GTGACGACACGCAGACGGGCGAGGTCGCCTCGCGGGGCAGGTGAGATCCTCGCCGAGGAGATCATCGAGGCCGCGGGTGAACTCCTGGTCGAGCACGGAGACGACACCGCCATGTCGATCCGGGCGGTCGCTACTCGCGTCGGGGTGACCCCGCCGTCGATCTACCTGCACTTCGCCGACAAGGGCGCGCTGCTCGACGCCGTGTGCGCCCGGTACTTCGAGCGACTCGACGCCCAGCTCGACGCCGCCACCGAGGACATCACCGACCCGTTGGACCGTGCGCTGCAACTCGGGCTCGCCTACATCCGATTCGCCGTCGCGACCCCGGTGCTCTACCGAGTCGCCTTCGGGAAGCCCGCCGACGCCGCACATCCCTCCAAGGTCGACCAGGTGCTGACCGCCAGCGCCTACACGCGGTTCGTGGACACGGTGACCGAGCTCGCCGACGAGGGCATGTTCGACCGCGACGAGGTGAATGACGTCGTCCTCGAACTCTGGGCCGCCGCGCATGGCATCGCCTCGCTGATGCTCGCCAAGCCCGGCCTGGGCTGGGGAGACCAGTTCGAGCGGGCCGAGTCGATGTTGAAGGCCGTGTGCCTGGGACGTGCGGTGATGACCGTGAACGCAGGAACTCGGGACTCCGAAACCGCTCGGTCCTGGCTGATGACGCTCCGTTCCCGGCAGGACGGAGAGCGGTCGTGA
- a CDS encoding DUF6790 family protein — MVWFLFQLALMVVGAIVHILVDRSARRRTTGRVAELVLLWILVPGGVFGVLAGVGHVGPNAAELAKDIGPDYVPGMFQWELGWNDIAIGLLCVLTFRVRNRGGWLDAAVWALAISYGGDLAGHISQYYLHDNHATNNAWAIPAEIYIVGVTVIAWAIYRRTTPRSVAILGPNAARGVEEGVEARVS; from the coding sequence ATGGTCTGGTTCCTGTTTCAGTTGGCGCTGATGGTCGTCGGCGCGATCGTGCACATACTGGTGGACCGGTCGGCGCGGAGACGCACCACCGGCCGCGTGGCAGAACTGGTGCTGCTGTGGATTCTCGTGCCCGGCGGCGTCTTCGGCGTCCTCGCCGGCGTCGGCCATGTCGGCCCCAACGCTGCGGAACTCGCCAAGGACATCGGACCCGACTACGTTCCCGGCATGTTCCAGTGGGAACTCGGCTGGAACGACATCGCGATCGGGCTGCTGTGCGTGCTGACCTTCCGGGTCCGCAACCGCGGCGGATGGCTCGACGCCGCGGTCTGGGCGCTGGCCATCAGCTACGGCGGCGACCTCGCCGGCCACATCTCGCAGTACTACCTCCACGACAACCACGCGACCAACAACGCGTGGGCGATCCCGGCCGAGATCTACATCGTGGGCGTCACGGTCATCGCGTGGGCGATCTACCGACGAACAACCCCCCGCAGCGTTGCGATCCTGGGACCGAACGCGGCGAGGGGCGTCGAAGAAGGAGTCGAGGCTCGCGTCAGCTGA
- a CDS encoding MMPL family transporter, with the protein MVRSTRLIIAMPRRVLLGAFVLIVVCGAYGATAAEHLLAGGYSAPNAESARADKVLAETFNRGGIQVVLKLDGPDGVDISRDPTAKALADNIIRELDANEHVQDQILSVWADPALDSALVSRDRTSTLIIAALEGGEDLAPARAAQIEQEFTGERDGISIRVGGQALVYSQVNEQTSSDLLMAEAIAIPITFIVLIFVFGGLIAAALPVGIGIISIILTFALLRAIGSVTDVSVFALNLTTALGLALAIDYTLLLLTRYREEVDRGLERPDAIVRTLATAGRTVAFSAVTVALSLSALVLFPQYFLRSFAFAGLGVVAVAAFSALIITPAVLMVLGDRIDALDARKPVRRLLHLPPPQPREPEDTRWYRLVQWVLRHALPVAAVVTIFLLVLGAPFLSLRMGFPDDRVLPESASSHAIQQEIRDDYEDDLSSAITIVVQGPAGPESLAAYTRALSQVDDVNSAGSSAGTFVRGELLAPGSPDESRGDVHVVNVSTDRDPTSDAGMAQLDALRAVPAPEGTDTLFTGLAATTDDTVSSIFAHTPWVLAIIAVATFVLLFLFTGSVVLPLKALALNILSLSATFGAMVWFFQEGHLDGLGTTATGTLNATVPVLLFCVAFGLAMDYEMFLLGRVREEWLKSDRTREANDHAVALGLARTGRVITAAALLMSIVFAAIAASQVSFMRMFGVGLALAVVMDATLVRMFLVPAFMRLVGRANWWAPPPLRKLHDRFGLSEEAAEDPPGDDPPRRHRTQEKDRAQENSDDTQTGEVASRGR; encoded by the coding sequence GTGGTTCGATCGACACGGCTGATCATCGCGATGCCGAGGAGGGTGCTGCTCGGCGCCTTCGTGCTGATCGTGGTGTGCGGCGCGTACGGTGCGACCGCCGCCGAACATCTCCTGGCCGGTGGCTACAGCGCTCCGAATGCCGAATCCGCGAGAGCCGACAAGGTGCTCGCCGAGACGTTCAACCGCGGCGGAATCCAGGTCGTCCTCAAACTCGACGGTCCCGACGGCGTGGACATCTCGCGCGACCCGACCGCGAAAGCCCTGGCCGACAACATCATCCGTGAACTCGATGCGAACGAGCATGTGCAAGACCAGATCCTGTCGGTCTGGGCCGACCCGGCCCTCGACTCCGCGCTGGTCAGCCGCGACCGGACGTCGACACTGATCATCGCCGCCCTCGAGGGCGGCGAGGACCTGGCCCCCGCCCGGGCCGCGCAGATCGAACAGGAGTTCACCGGGGAACGCGACGGGATCTCCATCCGGGTCGGCGGCCAGGCGCTCGTCTACTCCCAGGTCAACGAGCAGACCTCGTCCGACCTGTTGATGGCCGAGGCGATCGCCATCCCCATCACCTTCATCGTGCTGATCTTCGTGTTCGGCGGACTGATCGCGGCGGCCCTGCCCGTCGGCATCGGGATCATCTCGATCATCCTGACGTTCGCGCTGCTGCGGGCGATCGGATCGGTCACCGACGTCTCGGTGTTCGCGCTGAACCTGACCACCGCACTGGGTCTCGCGTTGGCCATCGACTACACGTTGCTGCTGCTCACGCGCTACCGGGAGGAGGTCGACCGGGGGCTCGAACGTCCTGACGCGATCGTCCGTACTCTCGCGACCGCCGGTCGGACCGTGGCGTTCTCGGCCGTGACCGTGGCGCTCTCGCTCAGTGCGCTGGTGTTGTTCCCGCAGTACTTCCTGCGTTCCTTCGCCTTCGCCGGCCTGGGAGTCGTGGCCGTGGCGGCGTTCTCCGCGCTCATCATCACCCCGGCCGTGCTGATGGTCCTCGGGGATCGGATCGACGCTCTCGACGCACGCAAACCCGTGCGTCGGCTGTTGCATCTGCCGCCACCGCAGCCGCGCGAGCCGGAGGACACCAGGTGGTACCGCCTTGTCCAGTGGGTCCTGCGCCATGCATTGCCGGTCGCCGCGGTGGTCACCATCTTCCTGCTGGTCCTCGGCGCACCGTTCCTCTCACTCCGGATGGGCTTCCCCGACGACCGCGTGCTCCCGGAGTCCGCCAGTTCGCACGCCATCCAGCAGGAGATCCGCGACGACTACGAGGACGACCTCTCCTCGGCCATCACCATCGTCGTGCAGGGGCCGGCGGGGCCGGAATCGCTCGCCGCGTACACGAGGGCGCTGTCGCAGGTCGACGACGTCAACTCGGCCGGCTCGTCGGCGGGGACCTTCGTCCGCGGCGAGCTGCTCGCGCCCGGCAGTCCCGACGAGAGCCGCGGCGACGTGCACGTCGTCAACGTGTCCACCGATCGCGACCCGACGAGCGATGCGGGCATGGCTCAGCTCGACGCGTTGCGTGCGGTGCCCGCACCCGAGGGAACGGACACCCTGTTCACCGGTCTGGCGGCGACCACCGACGACACCGTCAGTTCGATCTTCGCCCACACGCCCTGGGTGCTGGCCATCATCGCCGTCGCCACATTCGTCCTGCTGTTCCTCTTCACCGGTAGCGTCGTCCTCCCACTGAAGGCACTGGCGCTCAACATCCTGTCGTTGTCGGCGACCTTCGGCGCGATGGTCTGGTTCTTCCAGGAGGGTCACCTCGACGGCCTGGGCACGACGGCGACCGGAACACTCAACGCGACCGTGCCCGTCCTGCTGTTCTGCGTGGCGTTCGGTCTGGCCATGGACTACGAGATGTTCCTGCTCGGACGCGTGCGAGAGGAATGGCTGAAATCCGACCGCACCCGCGAGGCGAACGACCACGCGGTCGCATTGGGCCTCGCGCGTACCGGCCGGGTGATCACCGCGGCGGCGCTGTTGATGAGCATCGTCTTCGCCGCGATCGCGGCCTCCCAGGTGTCGTTCATGCGTATGTTCGGAGTGGGGCTGGCGCTGGCCGTGGTGATGGACGCGACCCTGGTCAGGATGTTCCTGGTGCCGGCGTTCATGCGCCTCGTCGGACGCGCCAACTGGTGGGCGCCGCCCCCGCTGCGGAAGCTCCACGACCGCTTCGGGTTGTCCGAGGAAGCTGCCGAAGACCCTCCGGGGGACGACCCACCACGTCGGCACCGGACTCAGGAGAAGGATCGAGCGCAGGAGAACAGTGACGACACGCAGACGGGCGAGGTCGCCTCGCGGGGCAGGTGA
- a CDS encoding Bax inhibitor-1/YccA family protein, whose translation MRESSNPVMRGVVRDNQSGYAGFGAGMAGAGVSMNKYGQATDPYSPQAPSATRQLTIDDVVTKTAITLGVLTVVAIATYFGIASRATEAAQTSLALPLMMVGAIGGLVLVLVATFGRKQDNPAIVLAYAAFEGLFVGSISFVFANLVVGGDISAGALIGQAVLGTFGVFFGMLFVYKIGAIRVTPRFTRMLFAGMIGVLVLMLGNLVIGLFTGEAGILRDGGPIAIIFSLVCIALAAFSFLLDFDSADRLIRAGAPDRAAWGVALGLTVTLVWLYVEILRLLSYFNSD comes from the coding sequence GTGCGAGAGAGCAGCAATCCGGTGATGCGCGGCGTGGTCCGCGACAATCAATCCGGGTACGCGGGATTCGGGGCCGGCATGGCCGGCGCCGGCGTCTCGATGAACAAGTACGGTCAGGCCACGGATCCGTACAGCCCGCAGGCACCGTCGGCCACCCGCCAGCTCACGATCGACGACGTGGTCACCAAGACCGCGATCACCCTGGGTGTCCTCACGGTTGTCGCGATCGCGACCTACTTCGGCATCGCCAGCCGAGCCACCGAGGCCGCTCAGACGAGCCTCGCGCTGCCGCTGATGATGGTCGGCGCGATCGGCGGCCTCGTCCTCGTCCTGGTGGCGACCTTCGGTCGCAAGCAGGACAACCCGGCCATCGTGCTCGCCTACGCGGCATTCGAGGGTCTGTTCGTCGGTTCGATCTCGTTCGTCTTCGCGAACCTGGTCGTCGGCGGTGACATCTCGGCCGGAGCCCTGATCGGGCAGGCGGTCCTCGGTACGTTCGGCGTGTTCTTCGGCATGCTGTTCGTCTACAAGATCGGCGCCATCCGCGTCACGCCGCGCTTCACCCGCATGCTGTTCGCCGGCATGATCGGCGTGCTCGTGCTGATGCTGGGCAACCTGGTCATCGGCCTGTTCACCGGTGAGGCCGGGATCCTGCGCGACGGCGGCCCGATCGCGATCATCTTCTCGCTGGTCTGCATCGCGCTGGCGGCGTTCAGCTTCCTGCTCGACTTCGACTCGGCGGATCGCCTGATCCGCGCCGGCGCACCCGACCGCGCCGCCTGGGGCGTCGCCCTCGGTCTGACCGTCACCCTGGTCTGGCTGTACGTCGAGATCCTGCGTCTGCTGAGCTACTTCAACTCGGACTAG